A single genomic interval of Helianthus annuus cultivar XRQ/B chromosome 6, HanXRQr2.0-SUNRISE, whole genome shotgun sequence harbors:
- the LOC118479585 gene encoding uncharacterized protein LOC118479585, whose product MSPITPEIRACAEILTGNDVCVEKAKSLLREYHLPDGLLPVKDVEELGFVKETGFFWIKQKNDITHEFEKAGRHISYATEISSYFENCKIKKLSGVKSKELMIWISLTKIYAESPTSDKITVNTPTGISKTFPKDAFMA is encoded by the coding sequence ATGTCACCAATCACCCCTGAGATAAGAGCGTGTGCAGAAATTCTCACTGGCAACGATGTTTGCGTAGAAAAAGCCAAGTCTCTTCTAAGAGAATATCATCTTCCTGACGGTCTATTGCCAGTAAAGGATGTTGAGGAACTTGGTTTCGTAAAAGAAACTGGTTTTTTTTGGATCAAACAAAAGAATGATATCACACACGAGTTCGAGAAGGCTGGAAGACACATCTCATACGCTACTGAGATCAGCTCGTACTTTGAGAACTGTAAGATCAAAAAGTTATCAGGAGTGAAGTCTAAAGAGTTGATGATATGGATTTCACTCACTAAGATCTACGCTGAAAGCCCAACAAGCGACAAAATAACTGTAAACACACCCACAGGAATCTCAAAGACCTTCCCGAAGGATGCTTTTATGGCATAA